A single region of the Duganella sp. BuS-21 genome encodes:
- a CDS encoding M20/M25/M40 family metallo-hydrolase produces the protein MKHMLLSLAIGAAYAALPAHAQEQDMARIAAQPAVKQALAYLEKNETTTTANTLAINAIPAPTFAEGARARDYAERLKAAGLQDVQLDGAGNVLGTYRGSGKGPLVVLAAHLDTVYPAATDLTVREKDGRYYAPGIADNARSLAAMLAVAHALRDARIRTVGDVLFVANVGEEGLGDLKGVKHLFSQRKDIKAFVGLEPALGADGDPVTYIGTGSRRFKATIRGPGGHSYEGFGLPSAVHAAGRVIARIDDIRVPLQPKVTFNVGVVQGGQSVNSISAESSMLIDIRSADAAVLAKVEQQIKDAIQQGVADTNQRWNASAGNTISAELTLIGDRPAGQMGKDAFIVKTALAAATVQGRPALLDSAHSTDANLPMSLGVPAITMSGGGSSGGYHSEKLEWWSARNAHTGPQNVMLTILGLAGMDGVSAPLAK, from the coding sequence ATGAAGCACATGCTACTCAGCCTCGCCATCGGCGCAGCCTACGCTGCCTTGCCGGCCCACGCACAGGAACAGGACATGGCGCGCATCGCCGCGCAACCGGCCGTGAAACAGGCGCTGGCCTATCTCGAAAAAAACGAAACCACCACCACCGCCAACACGCTCGCCATCAATGCCATTCCCGCCCCCACCTTCGCCGAAGGCGCACGCGCCCGCGATTATGCGGAACGCCTGAAAGCCGCCGGCCTGCAAGACGTGCAACTGGACGGCGCCGGTAATGTGCTGGGCACGTATCGCGGCAGCGGCAAAGGCCCGCTGGTGGTCCTGGCCGCGCATCTGGACACAGTCTACCCTGCCGCCACCGACCTTACCGTGCGCGAAAAGGATGGCCGCTACTACGCGCCGGGCATCGCCGATAACGCCCGCTCCCTGGCCGCCATGCTGGCCGTGGCGCACGCCCTGCGCGACGCGCGCATCCGCACCGTGGGCGACGTACTGTTCGTCGCCAACGTCGGCGAGGAAGGATTGGGCGACCTGAAAGGCGTGAAGCACCTGTTCAGCCAGCGCAAGGACATCAAGGCCTTCGTCGGCCTGGAGCCGGCGCTCGGTGCGGACGGCGATCCGGTCACCTACATCGGCACCGGCAGCCGCCGCTTCAAGGCCACCATACGCGGCCCGGGCGGCCATAGCTACGAGGGCTTCGGCCTGCCGTCGGCGGTGCACGCCGCCGGCCGCGTGATCGCCCGCATCGACGATATCCGCGTGCCGTTGCAACCGAAGGTGACCTTCAATGTCGGTGTGGTGCAAGGCGGACAATCGGTCAACAGCATTTCCGCCGAAAGCTCGATGCTGATCGACATCCGCTCCGCAGATGCAGCGGTGCTGGCCAAGGTGGAGCAGCAGATCAAGGACGCCATCCAGCAAGGCGTGGCCGACACCAACCAGCGCTGGAACGCCAGCGCCGGCAACACCATCTCCGCCGAGTTGACGCTGATCGGCGACCGCCCGGCCGGCCAGATGGGCAAGGATGCCTTCATCGTCAAGACCGCGTTGGCGGCGGCCACGGTACAAGGCCGCCCCGCGCTGCTGGACAGCGCGCACTCCACCGACGCCAACCTGCCGATGAGCCTCGGCGTGCCGGCGATTACCATGTCCGGCGGCGGCAGCTCGGGCGGCTATCACTCGGAAAAACTGGAATGGTGGTCGGCGCGCAATGCCCACACCGGCCCGCAGAACGTCATGCTGACGATCCTCGGCTTGGCAGGCATGGACGGCGTCTCCGCACCGTTGGCGAAATGA
- a CDS encoding ATP-binding protein, which translates to MAFLLFQLNSLRSRLVLLVLLAIAPITVMTFVNGARERTHAVETAEDNLQRLTNLAAANEAQSIAGARQMLRDLASIPDLLGDQAQCSRLLANIQRQNPDYVNLGLIQLNGDVTCSAVPSKAPVNLADRSHFRRAVHLRRFVAGGYVFGRVIQKHTVNLTYPVLDDQERVRAVVFAALDLTRLDRFVADIQLPPGSLLLTTDSEGKIISRKPDPQDWFGKPVSPEMRNAMAAEPGKPVLLTGPDGVERLHRFARVGNNGLSDYTVTIGIPADEITASARHDQMLDLLALAATIGLALLAAWFVGDVLVLRRVKLLATTANRIASGTLEARSGIAYGKEEISELARALDGMAEALQEKELQHQKAESQLREADRRKDEFLAMLAHELRNPLAPISAGAQLLQSGHANEAAVKRTAGIIVRQVHHMTRLVDDLLDVSRVTRGLVTLTRTPLDVQKIVADAVEQVEPLLKSRQHSFETAMPPYPLAVNGDHKRLVQVLANVLNNAAKYTPVGGVIKLAARADGGNVKLVVSDNGIGMSPELRSHVFELFAQADRNSDRSQGGLGLGLALVKSLVELHGGSVTVESDGEQQGSTFTITLPAIKPLEQPPVQPAPAQLAPQITPPRPTVPAAAAPKLRVLVVDDNFDAAQTLQLLLEAGGHYVSVAHTALEALELAQAKSPQLCLLDIGLPDLSGNDLARGLRGLPQTQHATLVAVTGYGRREDRELARAASFDHYFVKPVDVDALLTLIAGLSPTSGAP; encoded by the coding sequence ATGGCCTTCCTGCTTTTCCAGCTCAATAGCCTGCGCAGCCGACTCGTGCTGCTAGTGTTGCTGGCAATCGCGCCGATTACGGTGATGACCTTCGTCAACGGCGCGCGCGAACGCACCCACGCGGTCGAAACCGCTGAAGACAACCTGCAGCGCCTGACCAACCTGGCCGCCGCCAACGAGGCGCAGTCGATTGCCGGCGCGCGCCAGATGCTGCGCGACCTGGCCAGCATCCCGGACCTGCTGGGCGACCAGGCCCAGTGCAGCCGCCTGCTGGCGAACATCCAGCGCCAGAATCCCGACTACGTCAACCTCGGCCTGATCCAGCTCAACGGCGACGTCACCTGCAGCGCGGTGCCGTCGAAAGCGCCGGTGAACCTGGCCGACCGCTCCCACTTCCGCCGCGCGGTCCACCTGCGCCGCTTCGTGGCCGGCGGCTACGTGTTCGGCCGCGTCATCCAGAAGCACACCGTCAACCTCACTTATCCCGTGCTGGACGACCAGGAACGGGTGCGGGCCGTGGTCTTCGCCGCGCTCGACCTGACCCGACTGGACCGCTTTGTCGCCGATATCCAGCTGCCGCCAGGCTCCCTGCTGCTGACCACCGACTCCGAGGGCAAGATCATCTCGCGCAAGCCCGATCCCCAGGATTGGTTCGGCAAGCCGGTATCGCCGGAGATGCGCAACGCCATGGCGGCCGAACCGGGCAAGCCGGTGCTGCTGACCGGCCCGGACGGCGTCGAACGCCTGCACCGCTTCGCCCGCGTCGGCAACAACGGCCTGTCCGATTACACCGTCACCATCGGCATCCCGGCCGACGAAATCACCGCCAGTGCGCGCCATGACCAGATGCTGGACCTGTTGGCCCTGGCCGCGACGATCGGCCTGGCACTGCTGGCCGCGTGGTTCGTCGGCGACGTGCTGGTGCTGCGCCGGGTGAAGCTGCTGGCCACCACCGCCAACCGCATCGCCTCCGGCACGCTGGAGGCGCGCAGCGGCATCGCCTACGGCAAGGAAGAAATCAGCGAACTGGCGCGCGCGCTGGACGGCATGGCCGAGGCGCTGCAGGAAAAGGAACTGCAGCACCAGAAGGCCGAAAGCCAGTTGCGCGAGGCCGACCGCCGCAAGGATGAATTCCTCGCCATGCTGGCGCACGAGCTGCGCAACCCGCTGGCGCCGATCAGCGCCGGCGCGCAACTGCTGCAAAGCGGCCACGCCAACGAAGCGGCGGTCAAGCGCACGGCCGGCATCATCGTGCGGCAGGTGCATCACATGACGCGGCTGGTGGACGACCTGCTGGACGTTTCGCGCGTGACGCGCGGACTGGTCACGCTCACCCGCACGCCGCTCGACGTCCAGAAGATCGTGGCCGATGCGGTGGAACAGGTCGAACCTTTACTCAAGTCGCGCCAGCACAGTTTCGAAACGGCGATGCCGCCATATCCGCTGGCGGTCAACGGCGACCACAAACGGCTGGTGCAGGTGCTGGCCAATGTGCTCAACAACGCCGCCAAATACACGCCTGTGGGCGGCGTCATCAAGCTGGCCGCGCGCGCCGACGGTGGCAACGTCAAGCTGGTCGTCAGCGACAACGGCATCGGCATGTCGCCGGAACTGCGCAGCCATGTGTTTGAATTGTTCGCGCAGGCCGACCGCAACTCGGACCGCTCTCAAGGCGGCCTGGGACTGGGCCTGGCGCTGGTGAAGTCGCTGGTGGAACTGCACGGCGGCAGCGTGACCGTGGAGAGCGACGGCGAGCAGCAGGGCAGCACGTTCACGATTACCCTGCCCGCCATCAAGCCGCTGGAGCAGCCGCCGGTGCAGCCGGCGCCGGCGCAGTTGGCTCCGCAGATCACGCCACCCCGGCCGACAGTGCCCGCTGCGGCCGCGCCCAAATTGCGCGTGCTGGTGGTCGACGATAACTTCGACGCCGCGCAAACGCTGCAACTGCTGCTCGAAGCCGGCGGCCACTACGTCAGTGTGGCACATACGGCGCTGGAAGCGCTGGAACTGGCGCAGGCCAAGTCACCGCAACTGTGCCTGCTCGATATCGGTCTGCCGGACCTCAGCGGCAATGACCTGGCGCGCGGCCTGCGCGGGCTGCCGCAGACGCAGCACGCCACCCTGGTGGCGGTCACCGGCTACGGCCGCCGCGAAGACCGCGAACTTGCGCGCGCGGCCAGCTTCGATCATTATTTCGTCAAACCGGTGGATGTGGATGCGCTCCTGACCCTGATCGCCGGCCTCTCCCCAACTTCCGGAGCACCATGA
- a CDS encoding branched-chain amino acid ABC transporter substrate-binding protein: protein MQFTRKADCQALALAFIGALGAATAQAEDIIKIGHVAATSGPIAHLGKDNENGARMAVEQLNAKGVVIGGKRYKIVLQAEDDAADPKQATTVAQKLVDAKVQGVIGHETSGTAIPASRIYYDAGIPQITPSASSPQYTRQRYNTTFRNIANDEQLGPALARYAMQNMQAKRIAVVDDRTAYGKGLADEFSKTVKRSGAASGASIVSTQYTNDKATDMTAILTAIKATKPDLIFFGGMDAVAAPMLRQMKQLGFPIKFMGGDGMCSDSVPRLAGEGMSDGQVICAEAGGVEPSQEKGMADFRMAYKKKYGIEVQTYAPYTYDALMTMVAAMQQAGSPDPVKYLPVLAKIKYKGVTGTIAFDARGDVQDGVLTIFTFKDGKRQKLTVMK, encoded by the coding sequence ATGCAGTTTACAAGAAAAGCAGATTGCCAGGCGCTTGCGCTGGCCTTTATCGGCGCTCTGGGCGCCGCCACCGCGCAAGCGGAAGACATCATCAAGATCGGTCACGTTGCCGCCACTTCCGGCCCGATCGCCCACCTGGGCAAGGACAATGAAAACGGTGCGCGCATGGCGGTTGAGCAGCTCAACGCCAAGGGTGTGGTCATCGGTGGCAAGAGGTACAAGATCGTGCTGCAGGCCGAAGACGACGCCGCCGATCCGAAGCAGGCCACCACGGTGGCGCAGAAGCTGGTGGACGCCAAGGTGCAGGGCGTGATCGGTCATGAAACGTCGGGTACCGCGATTCCGGCGTCGCGCATTTATTACGATGCCGGCATCCCGCAGATCACACCGTCGGCCAGTTCGCCGCAGTACACGCGCCAGCGCTATAACACCACCTTCCGCAACATCGCCAACGACGAGCAGCTCGGCCCTGCGCTGGCGCGCTACGCCATGCAGAATATGCAGGCCAAGCGCATCGCGGTGGTGGACGACCGCACCGCCTACGGCAAAGGCCTGGCCGATGAATTCAGCAAGACGGTCAAGCGCAGCGGCGCGGCCAGTGGCGCGAGCATCGTCTCGACCCAGTACACCAACGACAAGGCCACCGACATGACGGCCATCCTGACCGCCATCAAGGCCACCAAGCCGGACCTGATCTTCTTCGGCGGCATGGACGCGGTAGCTGCGCCGATGCTGCGCCAGATGAAGCAGCTGGGCTTCCCGATCAAGTTCATGGGCGGCGACGGCATGTGCTCGGACTCGGTGCCGCGTTTGGCGGGCGAGGGCATGAGCGACGGTCAGGTGATTTGCGCGGAGGCGGGCGGGGTCGAGCCGTCGCAGGAAAAAGGCATGGCCGATTTCCGCATGGCGTACAAGAAGAAATACGGCATCGAAGTGCAGACCTACGCGCCGTACACCTACGACGCGCTGATGACCATGGTGGCGGCGATGCAGCAGGCGGGTTCGCCCGATCCGGTGAAGTATCTGCCGGTGCTGGCCAAGATCAAGTACAAGGGAGTCACCGGCACCATCGCCTTCGATGCGCGTGGCGACGTGCAGGATGGTGTGCTCACCATCTTCACCTTCAAAGATGGCAAGCGCCAGAAACTGACGGTGATGAAGTAA
- a CDS encoding TonB-dependent receptor — protein sequence MQKILLTCCLTGSAMLPAYAQTTTPEKPVAKPANAVKAKEAAPVVPEVTVSAERPTNRIDRQVYDVKSDVSSTNGTAADALNNVPSVAVDPDGSVTLRGSSNVQIMVDGKPSAMLQGENRGAALQAMAADDIESVEVINNPGAQFGNEAGGGPILNLVMRRNRKPGGFATVNGNAGTAGRYNSAVNGTYNEGAWGFQGSANVRHDGRNSVADVSRDRLDPNTGEFVHSSQKSVGRGLNDMVGLNGQVSYNLNQTDTLTGSANYNGRGNDQRGTDRYINGATSTTPANDYLRSTLRNGDSKNVSWGGRYDHKGELPGETLKIDLRVSTSDNQNDSDYANDYVNPNVLDTRARQHSDNDTRIVDFTGDYERPLWGGTAKAGYKVATNNSSFDTLYTDIDPVTGVARVNPGRTNAYELDETVYALYGTYQMRLNERWGALAGLRAEYTEMDIDQITGGVKANNNYINYIPSFFATYKATDTANMRFAYARRIRRPNANDLNPYVTYRDEFNVSSGNPDLKPTKTDSFEVGYETKFGALETNLRGYYRRDTDAIVDYRYFVAPNVLLTTKANGQGSHSSGLEFTVSGKLAPSLTLNTSGNLARSQQRSYDDTGTLVTRTANSLSGRARLNYQYDAANQIQMALQMMGKTLSGQGYRSPNRTVNLSWRHTVAPQLTMVANVTDLFNTNKMETVINSATLRETSTRRFDGRVFYLGLSYRFGGASSSGEKEEGGWGQRPGGPGGPGPGGPPPGA from the coding sequence ATGCAAAAGATCCTGCTTACTTGCTGCCTGACCGGCAGCGCCATGCTGCCCGCTTACGCTCAAACCACCACTCCCGAAAAGCCAGTTGCCAAGCCTGCCAACGCCGTCAAGGCCAAGGAAGCGGCGCCGGTGGTGCCGGAAGTGACCGTGTCCGCCGAGCGCCCGACCAACCGCATCGACCGTCAGGTCTACGATGTGAAGTCGGACGTCTCCAGCACCAACGGCACCGCCGCCGACGCCCTCAACAACGTGCCCTCGGTGGCCGTCGATCCGGACGGCAGCGTGACGCTGCGCGGCAGCAGCAATGTCCAGATCATGGTGGACGGCAAGCCTTCGGCCATGCTGCAAGGCGAGAACCGTGGCGCCGCGCTGCAAGCCATGGCCGCCGACGACATCGAGTCGGTGGAAGTGATCAACAATCCGGGCGCGCAGTTCGGCAATGAAGCCGGCGGCGGCCCCATCCTGAACCTGGTGATGCGCCGCAACCGCAAGCCGGGCGGTTTCGCCACCGTCAACGGTAACGCCGGCACCGCCGGCCGCTACAACAGCGCCGTCAACGGTACCTACAACGAAGGTGCGTGGGGCTTCCAGGGCAGCGCCAACGTGCGCCACGACGGCCGCAACTCGGTGGCCGACGTCAGCCGCGACCGCCTCGATCCGAACACCGGCGAGTTCGTGCACAGCAGCCAGAAATCGGTCGGGCGCGGCCTGAACGACATGGTCGGCCTGAACGGCCAGGTCAGCTACAACCTGAACCAGACCGACACCCTGACCGGCAGCGCCAACTACAACGGTCGCGGCAACGACCAGCGCGGCACCGATCGCTACATCAACGGCGCCACCAGCACCACGCCGGCCAACGACTACCTGCGCAGCACCTTGCGCAACGGCGACAGCAAGAACGTCAGCTGGGGCGGCCGCTACGACCACAAGGGCGAACTGCCGGGCGAGACGCTGAAAATCGACCTGCGTGTATCGACCTCGGACAACCAGAACGACAGCGACTACGCCAACGACTACGTCAATCCCAACGTGCTCGACACGCGCGCGCGCCAGCACAGCGACAACGACACCCGCATCGTCGATTTCACCGGCGACTACGAGCGTCCGCTGTGGGGCGGCACCGCCAAGGCAGGCTACAAGGTGGCGACCAACAACAGCAGTTTCGATACGCTGTATACCGACATCGATCCGGTCACCGGCGTGGCCAGGGTCAACCCCGGCCGCACCAACGCCTACGAGCTGGACGAAACCGTGTACGCGCTGTACGGCACCTACCAGATGCGCCTGAACGAGCGCTGGGGTGCGCTGGCCGGCCTGCGCGCCGAGTACACCGAGATGGACATCGACCAGATCACCGGCGGCGTCAAGGCTAACAATAATTATATAAACTATATACCTAGTTTCTTCGCCACCTACAAGGCGACCGACACCGCCAACATGCGCTTCGCCTACGCGCGCCGGATTCGCCGCCCGAACGCCAACGACCTGAATCCGTACGTGACTTATCGCGACGAATTCAACGTCTCGTCGGGCAACCCGGATCTGAAACCGACCAAGACCGATTCGTTTGAAGTGGGCTACGAAACCAAGTTCGGCGCGCTGGAGACCAATCTGCGCGGCTACTACCGCCGCGACACCGACGCCATCGTCGACTACCGCTACTTCGTGGCGCCGAACGTGCTGCTGACCACCAAGGCCAACGGCCAGGGCAGCCATTCGAGCGGCCTGGAATTCACTGTCAGCGGCAAGCTGGCGCCATCGCTCACGCTCAACACCAGCGGCAACCTGGCGCGTTCGCAGCAGCGCAGCTACGACGACACCGGCACACTGGTGACGCGCACCGCCAATTCGCTGAGCGGCCGCGCGCGCCTGAACTATCAGTACGACGCCGCCAACCAGATCCAGATGGCGCTGCAAATGATGGGCAAGACTTTGTCGGGCCAGGGCTACCGTTCGCCGAACCGCACGGTCAACCTGAGCTGGCGCCATACGGTGGCGCCACAGCTGACCATGGTGGCCAATGTGACGGACCTGTTCAACACCAACAAGATGGAAACCGTCATCAACAGCGCCACGCTGCGCGAGACCAGCACGCGCCGCTTCGACGGCCGCGTGTTCTATCTGGGCCTGTCGTACCGCTTCGGCGGCGCCAGCAGCTCGGGTGAAAAAGAAGAAGGCGGCTGGGGCCAGCGTCCGGGCGGCCCGGGCGGCCCAGGCCCAGGCGGCCCGCCACCGGGGGCGTAA
- a CDS encoding PEPxxWA-CTERM sorting domain-containing protein, giving the protein MKKLLLSALLVACFSGAAMADTVNFSVAPGFSGGSVNGFTFSSNWQNYGYGGSTEPFMEWYDQAHSVVYDAGTFNFTGMSVSGWPWANYGGGYGTTLNFDFKNASGTVIASGSLEAPLSNSFIQYNQSVNGVHEIYFHATNGFWPRLASIDTVAAVPEPETYAMLLAGLGLVGFAARRKQRM; this is encoded by the coding sequence ATGAAGAAGCTTTTACTCTCCGCCTTACTGGTTGCATGTTTCAGCGGTGCCGCCATGGCCGATACCGTCAATTTTTCCGTCGCCCCTGGTTTCTCTGGTGGATCGGTAAACGGTTTTACGTTCAGCAGTAACTGGCAGAATTATGGTTATGGTGGTAGCACCGAGCCGTTCATGGAATGGTATGACCAAGCGCATAGTGTGGTCTACGATGCGGGTACCTTCAACTTTACCGGCATGAGCGTGTCCGGCTGGCCATGGGCAAATTACGGTGGCGGCTATGGTACCACGCTCAATTTCGACTTCAAGAATGCCAGCGGCACCGTGATCGCGTCAGGTAGCCTTGAGGCACCACTGAGCAACAGCTTCATCCAGTACAACCAGAGCGTCAATGGCGTGCACGAGATCTATTTCCACGCGACGAACGGCTTCTGGCCGCGTCTGGCCAGCATCGATACCGTTGCGGCCGTGCCGGAACCCGAAACCTACGCCATGCTGCTGGCTGGTTTGGGCCTCGTCGGCTTTGCCGCGCGCCGGAAGCAGCGCATGTAA
- a CDS encoding OsmC family protein translates to MARGTAHIGKDTYTTQIEVGGHALTGDEPARNGGSGAGPAPYDYLLAGLGACTAITMRMYADRKQWPVNAVDVTLHLTHGDDGAMVVLRTLVIHGAVDAAQLARMVEIAEKTPVTLTLKAAMRIDTVLA, encoded by the coding sequence ATGGCACGGGGCACGGCGCATATCGGCAAGGACACATACACTACGCAAATCGAGGTCGGCGGCCACGCCCTGACCGGCGACGAACCGGCGCGCAATGGCGGCAGCGGCGCGGGCCCGGCGCCGTACGATTATTTGCTGGCCGGGCTAGGTGCCTGTACCGCCATCACCATGCGCATGTACGCCGACCGCAAGCAGTGGCCGGTCAACGCGGTCGACGTGACCCTGCATCTGACCCATGGCGACGACGGCGCCATGGTGGTGCTTCGCACGCTTGTCATCCATGGCGCGGTGGATGCCGCGCAATTGGCCCGCATGGTGGAAATCGCCGAAAAAACGCCGGTGACCCTGACCCTCAAGGCCGCCATGCGCATCGACACCGTTCTGGCCTAA
- a CDS encoding PilZ domain-containing protein → MDPRREHVRRLLQVDAYITDIHGRTTAPAQIIDISRMGVAFVSDQAITPHEQFVLNFCFPGSGIRNEITLTVLHSAVVGTHGRYRNGARFAAISAACADRIFDYVTTAPA, encoded by the coding sequence ATGGACCCAAGACGAGAGCATGTGCGACGGCTGCTGCAGGTCGACGCCTACATCACCGATATTCACGGCAGGACCACCGCCCCCGCGCAAATCATCGATATCTCGCGCATGGGCGTGGCCTTCGTCAGCGATCAAGCGATTACCCCGCACGAGCAATTCGTGCTGAACTTCTGCTTTCCCGGCAGCGGCATCCGCAACGAGATCACGCTGACGGTGCTGCACAGCGCCGTCGTCGGCACCCACGGCCGCTACCGCAACGGCGCGCGCTTCGCCGCCATTTCCGCGGCCTGCGCCGACCGCATCTTCGACTACGTCACCACAGCCCCGGCCTGA
- a CDS encoding ATP-dependent DNA helicase: protein MTTPLNKQVDRLLRKVFGIEALRDGQRRVIDSVLAGRDTLAVMPTGSGKSLCYQVPARLRKGLTVVVSPLISLMKDQAEKLEEVGIASTAQINSSLSRSDEREALQAIESEDKDIAFCTPERLALPEFQELLRQTGVGLLVIDEAHCISQWGHDFRPAYLEIGAALSVLGNPQVLALTATATEDVIDDIRKQLGRPGLRVVNTGIYRPNLQYRVRQVTNPDEKSAVLLELVQSKKGVGIVYAATVKAAKEAYQMLLEAGESVTLYHGRLKAAERSENQNLFMSGERRVMVATNAFGMGIDKSDTRFVIHLQVPGNLEAYYQESGRAGRDGEDAECTLLYYHDDTRLQKFFLMKSKAPDHKHELDREKLERMIGYAQSGFCRWKLLLDYFDNPLPGFERCCRCDNCLSPPVISGEDFEQQQLGDLRLAEVVVGDQHQAGVAVG from the coding sequence ATGACTACACCACTCAATAAACAGGTCGACCGCCTGCTGCGCAAGGTGTTCGGCATCGAAGCACTGCGCGATGGCCAGCGGCGCGTGATCGACAGCGTGCTGGCCGGCCGCGATACCCTGGCCGTGATGCCCACCGGCAGCGGCAAGTCCCTCTGCTACCAAGTGCCTGCGCGCTTGCGTAAGGGCTTGACAGTGGTGGTCTCGCCCTTGATTTCGCTGATGAAGGACCAGGCGGAAAAGCTGGAGGAGGTCGGCATTGCCAGCACCGCGCAAATCAACAGCAGCCTGTCGCGCAGCGATGAGCGCGAGGCGCTGCAGGCCATTGAAAGTGAAGACAAGGACATCGCCTTCTGCACGCCGGAACGGTTGGCCCTGCCTGAATTCCAGGAACTGCTGCGGCAAACCGGCGTCGGCCTGCTGGTGATCGATGAAGCGCATTGCATTTCACAGTGGGGCCACGATTTCCGACCGGCCTATCTGGAGATCGGCGCCGCGCTGTCCGTGCTGGGCAACCCGCAGGTGCTGGCCCTGACCGCCACCGCCACCGAGGACGTGATCGACGATATTCGGAAGCAGCTGGGTCGCCCCGGCTTGCGGGTGGTGAATACCGGCATCTACCGGCCCAACCTGCAATACCGTGTGCGTCAGGTGACCAATCCGGATGAGAAAAGTGCAGTGCTGCTGGAACTGGTACAGTCCAAAAAAGGTGTCGGCATCGTGTATGCCGCCACCGTCAAGGCGGCCAAGGAGGCGTATCAGATGCTGCTGGAGGCTGGCGAGAGCGTCACGCTCTACCACGGCCGCCTGAAAGCGGCCGAGCGCAGCGAGAACCAGAATCTGTTCATGAGCGGCGAGCGGCGCGTGATGGTGGCCACCAACGCCTTCGGCATGGGCATCGACAAGAGCGACACCCGCTTCGTGATTCACCTGCAGGTGCCGGGTAATCTGGAAGCCTACTACCAAGAGTCCGGCCGGGCAGGGCGCGACGGCGAAGACGCCGAATGCACGCTGCTCTACTACCACGACGACACGCGCCTGCAAAAATTCTTCCTGATGAAGAGTAAGGCCCCGGACCACAAGCATGAACTCGACCGCGAAAAGCTGGAACGCATGATCGGCTACGCGCAAAGCGGCTTTTGCCGCTGGAAGCTGCTGCTTGATTACTTCGACAATCCGCTGCCCGGTTTCGAGCGTTGCTGCCGCTGCGACAATTGCCTGTCGCCGCCCGTCATTTCAGGGGAGGACTTCGAACAGCAGCAGCTGGGTGACCTGCGACTTGCTGAAGTTGTCGTCGGAGATCAGCACCAGGCTGGCGTGGCCGTTGGCTAG
- a CDS encoding esterase-like activity of phytase family protein: protein MQKALVTLACALTLSACAPFTTRPPVKPDLTISSLRFVGEQRLPWRMPFKDTQVGGLSGIDYDAANDEWVIISDDRSQINPARYYRAKLSIDAQSFAPLQLTGVTTLLQADGRAYPSKDEYKRSGGVVPDLEAVRVDPLDGSIWYASEGDVELSLSPFIRRAARDGSYLWSMPLPPMFTVSKEHLSGPRNNQGFEGFSFTPDGRSLWVSLEGPMYQDGPEPSPEHGAVNRISHFSRDGKLLGQYAYPLERIAAAPGQGKYADNGIAELVCLSDNRMLVMERAGVQADDGKYKDYVRIFEIDTTGATDIQHLASLQDAGYELVQKRLVLDIGALNLPIVDNLEGMSLGPRLANGHASLVLISDDNFSKSQVTQLLLFEVLP from the coding sequence ATGCAAAAAGCCCTCGTCACCCTCGCCTGCGCGCTGACGCTCAGCGCCTGCGCGCCGTTCACGACCCGCCCGCCAGTCAAACCGGACCTCACCATCAGCAGCCTGCGCTTCGTCGGCGAACAGCGCCTGCCATGGCGCATGCCGTTCAAGGACACCCAGGTGGGCGGCTTGTCCGGCATCGACTACGACGCCGCCAACGACGAATGGGTGATCATCTCCGACGACCGCTCGCAGATCAATCCGGCCCGCTACTACCGCGCCAAGCTGTCGATCGATGCGCAGTCTTTCGCTCCGCTGCAGCTGACCGGCGTGACCACGCTGCTGCAAGCGGACGGCCGCGCCTACCCGTCCAAGGATGAATACAAACGCAGCGGCGGCGTGGTGCCGGATCTGGAAGCGGTGCGCGTCGATCCGCTGGACGGCAGCATCTGGTACGCCAGCGAAGGCGACGTCGAACTGTCGCTGTCGCCCTTCATCCGCCGCGCCGCGCGCGACGGCAGCTACCTGTGGTCGATGCCGCTGCCGCCGATGTTTACCGTCTCAAAGGAGCACCTGTCCGGGCCGCGCAACAACCAGGGCTTCGAGGGCTTCAGCTTTACGCCGGATGGCCGCAGCCTGTGGGTGTCGCTGGAAGGCCCGATGTATCAGGACGGGCCGGAGCCCAGCCCTGAACACGGCGCGGTCAACCGCATCAGCCATTTCAGCCGCGACGGCAAGCTGCTCGGCCAGTACGCTTACCCGCTGGAGCGCATCGCCGCCGCGCCGGGCCAAGGCAAGTACGCCGACAACGGCATCGCGGAACTGGTGTGCCTGAGCGACAACCGCATGCTGGTGATGGAGCGCGCCGGCGTGCAAGCCGACGATGGCAAGTACAAGGACTACGTGCGGATTTTCGAGATCGACACCACCGGCGCCACCGACATCCAGCACCTGGCCAGCTTGCAGGATGCCGGCTATGAGCTGGTGCAGAAGCGCCTGGTGCTCGACATCGGCGCCCTGAACCTGCCCATCGTCGACAACCTCGAAGGCATGTCGCTCGGCCCGCGTCTAGCCAACGGCCACGCCAGCCTGGTGCTGATCTCCGACGACAACTTCAGCAAGTCGCAGGTCACCCAGCTGCTGCTGTTCGAAGTCCTCCCCTGA